A single region of the Xiphophorus maculatus strain JP 163 A chromosome 3, X_maculatus-5.0-male, whole genome shotgun sequence genome encodes:
- the LOC102226686 gene encoding protein cordon-bleu-like isoform X4: protein MTESSKPPSGRRMKVPAPPPPQAPQPAPRHLFRYNVPDGGGTSAMDVKENILRPTIVFQLTLPHGYQVSVTEDGSKPLMDLLVDLCGHHHLNPSTHTLELLSPDGHSLGFKPNALLGSFNVACVLIKEKVVEEKVTRRPAPKVPEKTVRLMVNFHGNQKAVLRVNPLVPLQALIPAICDKCDFDPAHVLLLKDCISRHELPLDKSLTELGIKELYVHDQSLVLQPKMASAPVLNNSESFYSSTASLGRPQKKGLLNIFPFSKRKSKGLSTVSGVSYKEEHPGSLEQSQSFTDIPTMHAKAESKKRRAPVPPAVPVPSQGNTSFKSNQEDPSSEGQRKRKAPPPPPSPSPITLDSDDPSATVVSVSNLRSIEIPTPVPRTRTPQLPTFSDDSVVMQTAEVSRGEKTPKPPPVRDATPPRSSPSPSSSTTTDSLVVQDSSSELSRSLDDSDVDLDQAGSCCSTSSAASGPVQVQLTIKKSNMTATKQNKEKRSDSNSRSDSESALNLSLDETENNRHSGMGWLHSKKTSSIVQKQETTAPEVETLSLGSSSVGGSLPDQGYTPSEGAAEGEDSGIVSSPSDTPMTSPDGSLSADGKAGDTGERVLIMEASCDEENTTWGEKDSVRSPHPESVNGFKDDSELTIQLHQTLADLEADLAEHEVVISAKDSPDTKSTDSSDVPVSVVDMDVPVTAIDEVLEEFEFVVEHEVKPITKTESTDNKGFIHHSDDEQQNQNNSAYTAALTDKISSASSKPSEKSIARQEIKSTGNKKEKKAKDKKSKEKKIAESTTVKQDTQTLAVKSSADLQKTSKPPVITVDLAQHNTQSFQQKKFELPAKIQRSVSPGKDEVTHKVNQISSSVSPLHGKITHNVTSRFGMKTFTVVPSKPSITSVTKTEPTDSGGRFAIKIDDQGNMVAAGIPRLKSRKSPKSEIENGTPVCENAKALWSSDSRKENLVTQRKGQVDKLKEGTDVLSIASAVGLEGKLKTSNPESQKATPRLTVETTVGVKADHKLLRKDMSPSRELTEVESKISVSNNVQRPSNKPSLPPLLHSDRKQQLSFVKPSRRTSSQYVASALAQYTPKTSTKPPNIPKTTDSPDSLKTEKAESSKKPVTQLQSSQVSLSDITENDSASTVNAFCSKRSTSFPEYISDSRREFAQVKISRELFENDAAAKKQVLDPADKETAKKNHSHYNGSPQIQVSSNSSGDYIKHNQPQIPSPTKSSALHSSFKPPIAPKTKPQDQIGGVKDVVKEVKQQSSTAVSDSTETPGSVAGLTLFGPVKKFKPVICKSVEKETSLHSNLMEAIQTGGGKERLKKISTTTDNGKKVACDEEGNERSALLAALRSQNISRLKQTKSKAASEVERFRKECSKEEKTVALSPSPPSLIKPAFTPPPPPPPMSAPPPPPPLFPQGKPNPVGHLNANAPLNPALAREALLEAIRSGSGAEKLRKVSTPRKTVKVNGRLGTIHKTSSTILQH from the exons GAGGAGAATGAAAGTTCCTGCCCCACCTCCACCACAGGCCCCCCAACCGGCTCCCCGTCATTTGTTCAGGTACAATGTACCTGATGGAGGAGGGACATCAGCCATGGATGTCAAGGAAAACATCCTAAGGCCCACCATCGTTTTCCAGCTAACTCTACCACATGGCTACCAGGTTTCTGTAACAGAGGATGGAAG TAAACCTTTGATGGATTTGCTGGTTGATTTGTGTGGTCACCACCATCTTAACCCATCAACGCACACCTTGGAGCTGCTTTCCCCCGACGGTCACTCTTTGGGATTCAAGCCCAACGCCCTGCTCGGCTCCTTCAATGTGGCCTGTGTGCTCATCAAGGAGAAAGTCGTGGAGGAGAAAGTGACCCGTAGACCAGCTCCTAAAGTGCCAGAG AAAACTGTGCGGTTGATGGTGAACTTCCACGGCAACCAGAAGGCCGTGTTACGGGTCAACCCACTGGTTCCGCTCCAGGCTTTGATACCGGCCATCTGTGACAAGTGTGATTTTGACCCTGCACATGTCCTGCTCCTGAAAGATTGCATCAGTCGCCACGAGTTACCACTGGACAAATCTCTGACAGAGCTGGGAATCAAAGAACTCTACGTGCACGATCAGAGTCTAG ttttacaGCCTAAAATGGCTTCTGCCCCTGTTCTGAACAACTCAG aGTCTTTTTATTCCAGTACTGCTAGTCTGGGAAGACCACAAAAGAAAGGGTTACTAAATATCTTCCCATTCAGCAAAAGGAAATCAAAG GGTCTTTCCACTGTGTCAGGGGTCTCCTATAAAGAAGAACATCCAGGCTCCCTGGAGCAGTCTCAGTCCTTCACTGATATTCCCACGATGCATGCCAAAGCTGAGTCCAAGAAGAGAAGGGCCCCAGTACCACCTGCTGTCCCAGTACCCAGCCAAGGAAACACAAGCTTTAAGAGCAATCAG GAGGACCCTAGTTCAGAAGGCCAAAGGAAGAGAAAggctccacctcctccaccctcACCTTCCCCCATCACTCTGGATTCTGATGATCCTTCAGCAACTGTTGTTTCCGTTTCCAATCTCCGCAGCATTGAAATTCCCACCCCAGTCCCCCGTACCAGAACACCACAATTGCCCACGTTCTCTGATGACTCTGTGGTCATGCAGACAGCAGAAGTTTCTCGTGGTGAAAAGACACCAAAACCTCCACCCGTGCGCGATGCCACTCCACCCCGAAGTTCTCCGTcccccagcagcagcaccaccacagaCAGCCTGGTTGTGCAGGATTCCAGCTCCGAGCTCAGCCGCAGCCTTGACGACTCAGATGTTGACCTTGACCAGGCCggttcctgctgcagcaccagcAGCGCGGCCAGTGGGCCTGTGCAGGTCCAGCTCACAATAAAAAAGTCCAACATGACGgccacaaaacaaaataaagagaaacgtTCTGACAGCAATTCCAGGTCAGACTCTGAATCGGCCCTGAATCTCTCACTGGATGAAACGGAGAACAACAGACACAGCGGAATGG GTTGGCTTCATTCCAAAAAGACTTCATCCATTGTCCAGAAACAAGAAACCACAGCGCCTGAGGTTGAAACTCTTTCTCTAGGCAGCAGTAGCGTTGGCGGCAGCCTTCCCGACCAAGGTTATACACCTTCTGAAGGTGCGGCAGAGGGCGAGGACTCTGGCATTGTCAGTTCCCCATCTGATACCCCGATGACCTCTCCGGATGGGAGTTTATCAGCTGATGGAAAGGCTGGTGACACAGGAGAGAGAGTACTCATTATGGAGGCTTCATGTGATGAAGAAAATACCACTTGGGGAGAAAAAGACAG TGTCAGAAGCCCTCATCCAGAATCAGTCAACGGCTTTAAAGATGACTCTGAACTCACAATCCAGCTTCATCAGACTTTGGCAGATTTGGAAGCAGACCTTGCAG AACATGAAGTGGTCATCTCTGCCAAAGATAGCCCTGATACCAAGTCCACAGACAGCAGCGATGTTCCTGTGTCTGTAGTGGACATGGATGTGCCAGTCACAGCCATAGATGAGGTACTGGAGGAATTTGAATTTGTTGTAGAGCATGAAGTGAAACCAATTACAAAGACTGAATCAACTGACAACAAAG GATTCATTCATCACTCTGATGATGaacaacagaaccaaaacaacagCGCCTATACAGCTGCTCTTACCGACAAAATAAGCAGTGCAAGTTCAAAACCCTCTGAAAAGTCTATTGCACGACAGGAGATCAAATCTACAggtaataaaaaggaaaaaaaggcaaaagacaaaaaaagtaaagagaagAAGATTGCTGAAAGCACCACTGTGAAACAGGACACACAAACACTGGCAGTGAAATCCAGTGCTGACCTGCAGAAGACCAGCAAGCCTCCTGTGATCACAGTTGACCTTGCGCAACATAACACTCAGTCGTTCCAGCAGAAGAAGTTTGAACTTCCAGCAAAGATTCAGAGATCAGTTTCTCCTGGGAAGGATGAAGTGACGCATAAAGTAAACCAGATCAGCTCTAGTGTCAGTCCTCTGCATGGTAAAATTACTCACAACGTCACATCCCGCTTCGGTATGAAAACATTCACCGTGGTCCCTTCAAAACCCTCCATCACAAGCGTCACCAAGACAGAGCCAACTGACTCAGGAGGTCGTTTTGCTATTAAGATCGATGATCAGGGGAATATGGTGGCAGCAGGCATACCTCGCTTAAAATCCAGAAAGTCACCTAAATCAGAGATTGAAAATGGCACTCCTGTTTGTGAAAATGCCAAAGCACTTTGGAGCTCTgacagcagaaaagaaaatttggTGACTCAAAGAAAAGGTCAAGTTGATAAACTTAAGGAGGGCACAGATGTCCTGAGCATTGCCTCTGCTGTTGGCttggaaggaaaattaaagaCCAGCAACCCAGAGTCCCAGAAAGCAACACCAAGACTAACAGTTGAAACTACAGTGGGAGTGAAAGCAGATCACAAACTGCTTAGAAAAGACATGAGTCCAAGCAGGGAGTTGACCGAGGTGGAGAGCAAGATTTCAGTGTCCAACAATGTTCAGAGGCCAAGTAATAAACCCTCACTTCCCCCTCTTCTACACTCTGACAGAAAACAGCAACTCAGCTTTGTTAAACCATCCAGGAGGACCTCCAGCCAGTATGTGGCTTCTGCCCTCGCTCAGTACACCCCAAAGACCTCAACTAAACCTCCCAACATCCCTAAAACTACAGACTCCCCTGACTCattgaaaacagagaaagcTGAAAGTTCCAAGAAACCAGTCACTCAACTCCAATCCTCTCAGGTGTCTTTGTCAGATATTACGGAGAATGACTCTGCTTCCACAGTCAATGCTTTTTGTTCCAAGAGGTCTACGAGCTTCCCAGAGTACATATCAGACAGTCGGAGAGAGTTTGCTCAGGTGAAAATAAGCAGGGAACTATTTGAAAATGATGCTGCGGCCAAGAAACAAGTTTTGGATCCAGCCGACAAAGAAACAGCCAAGAAAAATCACAGTCACTACAACGGATCTCCACAAATACAAGTCTCTAGCAACAGCAGTGGCGATTACATTAAACACAATCAACCTCAAATCCCCAGCCCGACAAAAAGCAGTGCTCTACACTCATCTTTCAAACCGCCCATAGCCCCAAAGACCAAACCACAAGACCAGATAGGT GGAGTAAAGGATGTAGTGAAGGAAGTGAAACAGCAATCTTCAACTGCAGTATCAGACAGCACTGAGACACCTGGGTCTGTGGCAGGTTTAACCTTGTTTGGGCCtgttaaaaagttcaaaccAGTCATCTGTAAATCTGTTGAGAAAGAGACATCTCTGCACAGCAACCTGATGGAAGCAATCCAGACAGGTGGAGGCAAGGAGAGACTGAAGAAG atATCCACTACCACCGACAATGGTAAGAAAGTGGCCTGTGATGAAGAAGGCAATGAAAGATCTGCTCTACTAGCTGCCCTTAGATCTCAGAACATCAGCAGACTGAAACAG
- the LOC102226686 gene encoding protein cordon-bleu-like isoform X3 produces the protein MTESSKPPSGRRMKVPAPPPPQAPQPAPRHLFRYNVPDGGGTSAMDVKENILRPTIVFQLTLPHGYQVSVTEDGSKPLMDLLVDLCGHHHLNPSTHTLELLSPDGHSLGFKPNALLGSFNVACVLIKEKVVEEKVTRRPAPKVPEKTVRLMVNFHGNQKAVLRVNPLVPLQALIPAICDKCDFDPAHVLLLKDCISRHELPLDKSLTELGIKELYVHDQSLESFYSSTASLGRPQKKGLLNIFPFSKRKSKTDNKSLDMDDFDDIAVQNSDTKFNGLSTVSGVSYKEEHPGSLEQSQSFTDIPTMHAKAESKKRRAPVPPAVPVPSQGNTSFKSNQEDPSSEGQRKRKAPPPPPSPSPITLDSDDPSATVVSVSNLRSIEIPTPVPRTRTPQLPTFSDDSVVMQTAEVSRGEKTPKPPPVRDATPPRSSPSPSSSTTTDSLVVQDSSSELSRSLDDSDVDLDQAGSCCSTSSAASGPVQVQLTIKKSNMTATKQNKEKRSDSNSRSDSESALNLSLDETENNRHSGMGWLHSKKTSSIVQKQETTAPEVETLSLGSSSVGGSLPDQGYTPSEGAAEGEDSGIVSSPSDTPMTSPDGSLSADGKAGDTGERVLIMEASCDEENTTWGEKDSVRSPHPESVNGFKDDSELTIQLHQTLADLEADLAEHEVVISAKDSPDTKSTDSSDVPVSVVDMDVPVTAIDEVLEEFEFVVEHEVKPITKTESTDNKGFIHHSDDEQQNQNNSAYTAALTDKISSASSKPSEKSIARQEIKSTGNKKEKKAKDKKSKEKKIAESTTVKQDTQTLAVKSSADLQKTSKPPVITVDLAQHNTQSFQQKKFELPAKIQRSVSPGKDEVTHKVNQISSSVSPLHGKITHNVTSRFGMKTFTVVPSKPSITSVTKTEPTDSGGRFAIKIDDQGNMVAAGIPRLKSRKSPKSEIENGTPVCENAKALWSSDSRKENLVTQRKGQVDKLKEGTDVLSIASAVGLEGKLKTSNPESQKATPRLTVETTVGVKADHKLLRKDMSPSRELTEVESKISVSNNVQRPSNKPSLPPLLHSDRKQQLSFVKPSRRTSSQYVASALAQYTPKTSTKPPNIPKTTDSPDSLKTEKAESSKKPVTQLQSSQVSLSDITENDSASTVNAFCSKRSTSFPEYISDSRREFAQVKISRELFENDAAAKKQVLDPADKETAKKNHSHYNGSPQIQVSSNSSGDYIKHNQPQIPSPTKSSALHSSFKPPIAPKTKPQDQIGGVKDVVKEVKQQSSTAVSDSTETPGSVAGLTLFGPVKKFKPVICKSVEKETSLHSNLMEAIQTGGGKERLKKISTTTDNGKKVACDEEGNERSALLAALRSQNISRLKQTKSKAASEVERFRKECSKEEKTVALSPSPPSLIKPAFTPPPPPPPMSAPPPPPPLFPQGKPNPVGHLNANAPLNPALAREALLEAIRSGSGAEKLRKVSTPRKTVKVNGRLGTIHKTSSTILQH, from the exons GAGGAGAATGAAAGTTCCTGCCCCACCTCCACCACAGGCCCCCCAACCGGCTCCCCGTCATTTGTTCAGGTACAATGTACCTGATGGAGGAGGGACATCAGCCATGGATGTCAAGGAAAACATCCTAAGGCCCACCATCGTTTTCCAGCTAACTCTACCACATGGCTACCAGGTTTCTGTAACAGAGGATGGAAG TAAACCTTTGATGGATTTGCTGGTTGATTTGTGTGGTCACCACCATCTTAACCCATCAACGCACACCTTGGAGCTGCTTTCCCCCGACGGTCACTCTTTGGGATTCAAGCCCAACGCCCTGCTCGGCTCCTTCAATGTGGCCTGTGTGCTCATCAAGGAGAAAGTCGTGGAGGAGAAAGTGACCCGTAGACCAGCTCCTAAAGTGCCAGAG AAAACTGTGCGGTTGATGGTGAACTTCCACGGCAACCAGAAGGCCGTGTTACGGGTCAACCCACTGGTTCCGCTCCAGGCTTTGATACCGGCCATCTGTGACAAGTGTGATTTTGACCCTGCACATGTCCTGCTCCTGAAAGATTGCATCAGTCGCCACGAGTTACCACTGGACAAATCTCTGACAGAGCTGGGAATCAAAGAACTCTACGTGCACGATCAGAGTCTAG aGTCTTTTTATTCCAGTACTGCTAGTCTGGGAAGACCACAAAAGAAAGGGTTACTAAATATCTTCCCATTCAGCAAAAGGAAATCAAAG ACTGACAATAAGTCTTTGGACATGGATGACTTTGATGACATTGCAGTTCAAAACTCAGACACAAAATTCAAT GGTCTTTCCACTGTGTCAGGGGTCTCCTATAAAGAAGAACATCCAGGCTCCCTGGAGCAGTCTCAGTCCTTCACTGATATTCCCACGATGCATGCCAAAGCTGAGTCCAAGAAGAGAAGGGCCCCAGTACCACCTGCTGTCCCAGTACCCAGCCAAGGAAACACAAGCTTTAAGAGCAATCAG GAGGACCCTAGTTCAGAAGGCCAAAGGAAGAGAAAggctccacctcctccaccctcACCTTCCCCCATCACTCTGGATTCTGATGATCCTTCAGCAACTGTTGTTTCCGTTTCCAATCTCCGCAGCATTGAAATTCCCACCCCAGTCCCCCGTACCAGAACACCACAATTGCCCACGTTCTCTGATGACTCTGTGGTCATGCAGACAGCAGAAGTTTCTCGTGGTGAAAAGACACCAAAACCTCCACCCGTGCGCGATGCCACTCCACCCCGAAGTTCTCCGTcccccagcagcagcaccaccacagaCAGCCTGGTTGTGCAGGATTCCAGCTCCGAGCTCAGCCGCAGCCTTGACGACTCAGATGTTGACCTTGACCAGGCCggttcctgctgcagcaccagcAGCGCGGCCAGTGGGCCTGTGCAGGTCCAGCTCACAATAAAAAAGTCCAACATGACGgccacaaaacaaaataaagagaaacgtTCTGACAGCAATTCCAGGTCAGACTCTGAATCGGCCCTGAATCTCTCACTGGATGAAACGGAGAACAACAGACACAGCGGAATGG GTTGGCTTCATTCCAAAAAGACTTCATCCATTGTCCAGAAACAAGAAACCACAGCGCCTGAGGTTGAAACTCTTTCTCTAGGCAGCAGTAGCGTTGGCGGCAGCCTTCCCGACCAAGGTTATACACCTTCTGAAGGTGCGGCAGAGGGCGAGGACTCTGGCATTGTCAGTTCCCCATCTGATACCCCGATGACCTCTCCGGATGGGAGTTTATCAGCTGATGGAAAGGCTGGTGACACAGGAGAGAGAGTACTCATTATGGAGGCTTCATGTGATGAAGAAAATACCACTTGGGGAGAAAAAGACAG TGTCAGAAGCCCTCATCCAGAATCAGTCAACGGCTTTAAAGATGACTCTGAACTCACAATCCAGCTTCATCAGACTTTGGCAGATTTGGAAGCAGACCTTGCAG AACATGAAGTGGTCATCTCTGCCAAAGATAGCCCTGATACCAAGTCCACAGACAGCAGCGATGTTCCTGTGTCTGTAGTGGACATGGATGTGCCAGTCACAGCCATAGATGAGGTACTGGAGGAATTTGAATTTGTTGTAGAGCATGAAGTGAAACCAATTACAAAGACTGAATCAACTGACAACAAAG GATTCATTCATCACTCTGATGATGaacaacagaaccaaaacaacagCGCCTATACAGCTGCTCTTACCGACAAAATAAGCAGTGCAAGTTCAAAACCCTCTGAAAAGTCTATTGCACGACAGGAGATCAAATCTACAggtaataaaaaggaaaaaaaggcaaaagacaaaaaaagtaaagagaagAAGATTGCTGAAAGCACCACTGTGAAACAGGACACACAAACACTGGCAGTGAAATCCAGTGCTGACCTGCAGAAGACCAGCAAGCCTCCTGTGATCACAGTTGACCTTGCGCAACATAACACTCAGTCGTTCCAGCAGAAGAAGTTTGAACTTCCAGCAAAGATTCAGAGATCAGTTTCTCCTGGGAAGGATGAAGTGACGCATAAAGTAAACCAGATCAGCTCTAGTGTCAGTCCTCTGCATGGTAAAATTACTCACAACGTCACATCCCGCTTCGGTATGAAAACATTCACCGTGGTCCCTTCAAAACCCTCCATCACAAGCGTCACCAAGACAGAGCCAACTGACTCAGGAGGTCGTTTTGCTATTAAGATCGATGATCAGGGGAATATGGTGGCAGCAGGCATACCTCGCTTAAAATCCAGAAAGTCACCTAAATCAGAGATTGAAAATGGCACTCCTGTTTGTGAAAATGCCAAAGCACTTTGGAGCTCTgacagcagaaaagaaaatttggTGACTCAAAGAAAAGGTCAAGTTGATAAACTTAAGGAGGGCACAGATGTCCTGAGCATTGCCTCTGCTGTTGGCttggaaggaaaattaaagaCCAGCAACCCAGAGTCCCAGAAAGCAACACCAAGACTAACAGTTGAAACTACAGTGGGAGTGAAAGCAGATCACAAACTGCTTAGAAAAGACATGAGTCCAAGCAGGGAGTTGACCGAGGTGGAGAGCAAGATTTCAGTGTCCAACAATGTTCAGAGGCCAAGTAATAAACCCTCACTTCCCCCTCTTCTACACTCTGACAGAAAACAGCAACTCAGCTTTGTTAAACCATCCAGGAGGACCTCCAGCCAGTATGTGGCTTCTGCCCTCGCTCAGTACACCCCAAAGACCTCAACTAAACCTCCCAACATCCCTAAAACTACAGACTCCCCTGACTCattgaaaacagagaaagcTGAAAGTTCCAAGAAACCAGTCACTCAACTCCAATCCTCTCAGGTGTCTTTGTCAGATATTACGGAGAATGACTCTGCTTCCACAGTCAATGCTTTTTGTTCCAAGAGGTCTACGAGCTTCCCAGAGTACATATCAGACAGTCGGAGAGAGTTTGCTCAGGTGAAAATAAGCAGGGAACTATTTGAAAATGATGCTGCGGCCAAGAAACAAGTTTTGGATCCAGCCGACAAAGAAACAGCCAAGAAAAATCACAGTCACTACAACGGATCTCCACAAATACAAGTCTCTAGCAACAGCAGTGGCGATTACATTAAACACAATCAACCTCAAATCCCCAGCCCGACAAAAAGCAGTGCTCTACACTCATCTTTCAAACCGCCCATAGCCCCAAAGACCAAACCACAAGACCAGATAGGT GGAGTAAAGGATGTAGTGAAGGAAGTGAAACAGCAATCTTCAACTGCAGTATCAGACAGCACTGAGACACCTGGGTCTGTGGCAGGTTTAACCTTGTTTGGGCCtgttaaaaagttcaaaccAGTCATCTGTAAATCTGTTGAGAAAGAGACATCTCTGCACAGCAACCTGATGGAAGCAATCCAGACAGGTGGAGGCAAGGAGAGACTGAAGAAG atATCCACTACCACCGACAATGGTAAGAAAGTGGCCTGTGATGAAGAAGGCAATGAAAGATCTGCTCTACTAGCTGCCCTTAGATCTCAGAACATCAGCAGACTGAAACAG